One window of the Trifolium pratense cultivar HEN17-A07 linkage group LG2, ARS_RC_1.1, whole genome shotgun sequence genome contains the following:
- the LOC123906976 gene encoding zinc finger protein CONSTANS-LIKE 9, translating into MGYICDFCGDQRSMVYCRSDAACLCLSCDRNVHSANTLARRHSRTLLCERCSSQPALVRCSEEKISLCQNCDWLGHGNNSTSSNHKRQTINCYSGCPSSSELSSIWSFVLDIPSLSETTCEQELGFMSINENRSAWVDPKNQNVSDSDKATDLPDSDKSFVGTSSKPESSKEPRMLDRSDGPTNECVPKLYCPAKNCPDASEDDDDLYGDFDMDEMDINIENYDELFGMALTHSEELFENGGFNSLFGAKAMSAGDSNCQDAIAAEGSSIGHVNAAQPACSTAASADSILSTKTEPNLCITAKPSQSSLSFSGINEDGGGGDYQDCGASSMLLMGEPPWLNTCPENELQLQSANRCSAVMRYKEKKKTRKFDKRVRYASRKERADVRRRVKGRFVKAGEAYDYDPLSQTRSY; encoded by the exons ATGGGTTACATATGTGATTTTTGTGGAGACCAAAGGTCGATGGTGTACTGCCGTTCCGATGCAGCATGTTTATGTTTGTCGTGTGATCGAAATGTTCATTCAGCGAATACGCTAGCTCGAAGACATTCGAGGACACTTTTATGTGAAAGATGCAGTTCACAACCAGCTTTGGTTAGGTGTTCTGAAGAGAAAATTTCACTTTGTCAGAATTGTGATTGGTTAGGTCATGGTAATAACTCTACATCTTCCAATCATAAGAGACAAACAATTAATTGTTACTCCGGTTGTCCTTCGTCGTCCGAACTTTCTTCAATATGGTCTTTTGTGTTGGATATCCCTTCTTTGAGTGAAACTACATGTGAGCAAGAATTAGGTTTCATGAGTATTAATGAGAATAGGAGTGCTTGGGTCGATCCGAAAAACCAGAATGTGTCTGATTCAGATAAAGCTACTGATTTACCTGATTCGGATAAGTCTTTCGTCGGTACATCTTCAAAGCCAGAATCAAGCAAAGAACCGCGTATGCTTGACCGCTCAGATGGACCTACCAATGAATGTGTGCCAAAG TTATACTGTCCTGCTAAAAATTGCCCTGATGCaagtgaagatgatgatgatctgtATGGCGATTTCGATATGGATGAAATGGATATAAATATTGAGAACTATGATGAACTTTTTGGTATGGCCCTTACTCATTCTGAAGAGCTTTTTGAAAACGGTGGATTTAACAGCTTATTTGGAGCAAAGGCCATGTCTGCTGGAGATTCCAATTGTCAAGATGCTATTGCAGCTGAG GGTTCATCAATTGGACATGTTAATGCAGCACAACCAGCATGCAGCACTGCAGCATCTGCAGATTCTATATTGAGTACTAAAACTGAACCGAATCTTTGTATTACGGCAAAACCATCCCAATCAAGCCTTTCTTTTTCTGGTATTAATGAAGACGGTGGTGGTGGAGACTATCAAGATTGTGGAGCTTCTTCAATGCTTCTCATGGGAGAACCTCCTTGGTTAAACACTTGTCCTGAAAATGAGCTACAACTACAATCTGCTAATCGCTGTAGTGCTGTTATGCGATACAAGGAAAAGAAGAAGACTCGCAA GTTCGACAAAAGAGTGAGGTATGCCTCTCGCAAGGAAAGAGCTGACGTCCGAAGACGCGTGAAAGGCCGGTTTGTCAAAGCTGGCGAGGCCTACGATTATGACCCTTTGAGCCAAACCAGAAGCTATTGA